GCGTTGGCGTCGTGCCCGATGCGCACCGCCGCGCCGCGGGCCCGCAGCGCCAGCACGCCGCGGCTCTCCTTGGCGTCCGAACCGGATACCGCGCCACCGCGGGCCAGCAGGATGCGCGCGATACCGGACATGCCGGCACCGCCGATGCCGACCATGTGCACCCGGCGCAGCAGCTCGGGTAACTCGGTCTCCTCCCGGACCCGCGCGGGGCGGTCCGTGGTCGCGTTCCGCGCCGGGTCGCCCACGCCCGGGTTGTCGTCGGTCGTCCTGTCCGTTTCCGTCACCGGCCGATCACCTCCACCACGATTCGTGCCACCTCGTCGGCGGCATCCCGATGCCCGGCCCCCGCGGCGGCCACGGCCATACCGGACAGCCGGACCGGATCGCCGAGCACCGGGACCACCTCGTCGATCACGTACTTCGGCGTCAGTTCCGCGTCGGGAACGATTCTGCCACCGCCCAGTGACACGATCGGGCGCGCGTTGAGCTCCTGCTCCCCGTTGCCGTGCGGCAGCGGGACATAGAACGCGGGCAGCCCGACCGCCGACACCTCGGCCACGGTCATCGCACCCGATCGGCACACCGCCGCGTCCGCCGCGGCGTAGGCCAGATCCATCCGGGACAGATACGGGACCGCGACATATTTCGCGGGGAGGTCCGGATCCACGCCGGAGATGTCGAGGGTGTTCTTGGGGCCGTGCGCGTGCAGCACCGAGACACCCGCCGCGGTGAGCTGCGCGGCCGCACCCGAGACCGCCTCGTTCAGCGAGCGCGCGCCCTGGGAACCGCCGAACACCAGCAGCACCGGGCCCGCGGCGGGCAGCCCGAAGTGCGCGCGGGCCTCGGCCCGCAGCCCCGGCCGGTCCAGCGTCGAGATGGACTGCCGCACCGGGATGCCGACGATCTCGGCCTCCGCTCGTCCCCGGCCGTCACCTGTGGGCCGCCCGCGGCCGTGGACTCCCGATCCCGGCACCGCCGCCAGTACCCGGGTGGCGAACCGCGCGCCGATCTTGTTGGCGATCCCGGCCTTGGCATTCGCCTCGTGCACCACGATCGGCACCCGGCGGCGGCCGCGCAGGCCGCGACCGGCCGCGAGGTAGGCGGGCAGCGCCACATAACCGCCGAAGCCGACGATCACGTCGGCCTCCACCGCATCGATGATCGCGCGGGTGCGGGCCACCGACGCCCGGATCCGGCCCGGCAGGCGCAGCAGGTCGGCGGTCGGCTTGCGCGGCAACGGAACCGGCGGGATCAGCTCCAGCGGATATCCGCGTTCCGGCACCAGCCTGGTCTCCAGCCCGCGTTCGGTACCCAGCGCGGTGATCCGGATCGCCGGATCCCGGCGCCGCAGCGCGTCGGCGACGGCCATGGCGGGCTCGATATGCCCCGCCGTCCCGCCACCGGCCACGATCACCGACAGCGGTCGTTCCACGGCCATCGACTCGGTCACCTCGGTTTGCCCCTGTCTCGTGCGTGTGTCGTCGGATAGCTCGGCTCCCACGCCCGGGTCGACCGCCACGACCGGCTGCCGCGAGGCTGGTTGCCCGCCCGGCGCGAGGAGTCCGAATCCACCGAGCGGCGGGCCGGCCGGCCCGAACCGCCGCGCCGGCCCCGGGCCGATTCACCGCGGGGAGCCGGCTGGGTCTTCTTCTTCGGCGCGGCCTTCGCGGCCGCGCGCGGGCGCGGCGCGGTGTACAGCTCGGGCTTGGGCAGCCGCAGCAGGCGGCTGAACCGGCCGTCCTGACCGCCGTGCAGCGCCACCACCGCCTCCGGCTCGTGCCGGGCCGCGTTGGCGATCAGCCCGAACATCAGCAGCGTGATCGCCAGCGAGGAACCGCCCGCCGACACCAGTGGCAGCTGCAGGCCGGTGACCGGCAGCAGGCCCAC
This DNA window, taken from Nocardia sp. BMG111209, encodes the following:
- the murG gene encoding undecaprenyldiphospho-muramoylpentapeptide beta-N-acetylglucosaminyltransferase, which codes for MGAELSDDTRTRQGQTEVTESMAVERPLSVIVAGGGTAGHIEPAMAVADALRRRDPAIRITALGTERGLETRLVPERGYPLELIPPVPLPRKPTADLLRLPGRIRASVARTRAIIDAVEADVIVGFGGYVALPAYLAAGRGLRGRRRVPIVVHEANAKAGIANKIGARFATRVLAAVPGSGVHGRGRPTGDGRGRAEAEIVGIPVRQSISTLDRPGLRAEARAHFGLPAAGPVLLVFGGSQGARSLNEAVSGAAAQLTAAGVSVLHAHGPKNTLDISGVDPDLPAKYVAVPYLSRMDLAYAAADAAVCRSGAMTVAEVSAVGLPAFYVPLPHGNGEQELNARPIVSLGGGRIVPDAELTPKYVIDEVVPVLGDPVRLSGMAVAAAGAGHRDAADEVARIVVEVIGR